A window of Nicotiana tabacum cultivar K326 chromosome 24, ASM71507v2, whole genome shotgun sequence contains these coding sequences:
- the LOC107805467 gene encoding THO complex subunit 4A isoform X1 gives MSNLDVSLDDLIKRNKSSSSRNPRPRTSGSGSGSGSGGPGPRRRFPNRTANRPAPYSSGPVHAPESTWDHDMFAEHAPAYPAARGAGGISGIETGIKLLISNLDYGVSNEDIKELFSEAGDIKRYSIHYDKSGRSKGTAEVIFARRRDAEAAIKKYNNVQLDGKPMKIEFAGPNIGAPALPPIRNRLYRNPNPAPRSQQRGGGFRRPPRGGRGSMRKEGGRGRGRGENISAEDLDADLEKYHSEAMETN, from the exons ATGTCAAATCTCGATGTATCCCTCGACGATTTAATCAAAAGGAACAAAAGTTCCAGCAGTCGGAACCCTAGACCAAGAACATCTGGATCTGGATCCGGATCCGGATCCGGAGGCCCCGGTCCAAGGCGTCGCTTCCCTAACCGTACCGCCAACCGTCCCGCTCCATATTCCTCCGGACCG GTTCACGCACCGGAGAGTACGTGGGACCACGACATGTTTGCAGAGCATGCCCCGGCGTATCCAGCTGCCCGTGGGGCCGGTGGGATATCGGGGATTGAGACCGGTATCAAGCTCCTCATTTCAAACTTGGATTATGGGGTTTCAAATGAAGATATCAAg GAGCTTTTCTCAGAAGCTGGTGATATAAAGCGTTACTCAATTCATTATGACAAAAGTGGAAGATCAAAG GGAACTGCGGAAGTAATCTTTGCACGTCGAAGGGATGCAGAGGCAGCTATCAAGAAATACAACAATGTTCAGCTAGATGGAAAGCCCATGAAAATTGAGTTTGCAGGACCAAACATTGGTGCTCCTGCTCTTCCTCCAATTAGAAATCGTCTGTACAGAAATCCAAATCCTGCTCCAAGAAG TCAACAAAGAGGGGGTGGATTTAGACGTCCTCCTCGAGGTGGTAGAGGGAGCATGAGAAAGGAGGGTGGAAGGGGCAGAGGTCGTGGTGAGAACATTTCTGCAGAAGATCTTGATGCCGACTTGGAAAAGTATCATTCAGAAGCAATGGAGACGAACTGA
- the LOC107805467 gene encoding THO complex subunit 4A isoform X2 has product MSNLDVSLDDLIKRNKSSSSRNPRPRTSGSGSGSGSGGPGPRRRFPNRTANRPAPYSSGPVHAPESTWDHDMFAEHAPAYPAARGAGGISGIETGIKLLISNLDYGVSNEDIKELFSEAGDIKRYSIHYDKSGRSKGTAEVIFARRRDAEAAIKKYNNVQLDGKPMKIEFAGPNIGAPALPPIRNRLYRNPNPAPRSVLILTNICNFILK; this is encoded by the exons ATGTCAAATCTCGATGTATCCCTCGACGATTTAATCAAAAGGAACAAAAGTTCCAGCAGTCGGAACCCTAGACCAAGAACATCTGGATCTGGATCCGGATCCGGATCCGGAGGCCCCGGTCCAAGGCGTCGCTTCCCTAACCGTACCGCCAACCGTCCCGCTCCATATTCCTCCGGACCG GTTCACGCACCGGAGAGTACGTGGGACCACGACATGTTTGCAGAGCATGCCCCGGCGTATCCAGCTGCCCGTGGGGCCGGTGGGATATCGGGGATTGAGACCGGTATCAAGCTCCTCATTTCAAACTTGGATTATGGGGTTTCAAATGAAGATATCAAg GAGCTTTTCTCAGAAGCTGGTGATATAAAGCGTTACTCAATTCATTATGACAAAAGTGGAAGATCAAAG GGAACTGCGGAAGTAATCTTTGCACGTCGAAGGGATGCAGAGGCAGCTATCAAGAAATACAACAATGTTCAGCTAGATGGAAAGCCCATGAAAATTGAGTTTGCAGGACCAAACATTGGTGCTCCTGCTCTTCCTCCAATTAGAAATCGTCTGTACAGAAATCCAAATCCTGCTCCAAGAAG TGTGCTTATCTTAACCAACATTTGTAACTTCATCTTGAAATAA